DNA from Bacteroides zoogleoformans:
TAAAGCGTGGTATGAATGAGAGTGACTGGAACGAATACCGGCAGTTGAGTCGTGATTGCAACGGCGATGCTGATTTGCAGGCTCTTCTTGACCTTTCTTTCAAAGATCAGGACTTTGTATATAATGCAGTGCGTGCTCGTTTTGAGTGGTGGTGCATGCAGTTAATGTCTAAGGGTGGATTCGCTCTGAATAAATCCAATAATAACGGTATTGTTACGGAAGAGTTTGTCGGATGCGGTATGCCGAAAGCCAATCGTAAGGTCGCGGCTAAAGATTGGGCTAACGCGTCTACTGCTGACGGGTTGCAGGACATCGAAGATGTTATTGTTGCTGCAGCAGCCGATGGAGTTTCTCTTCGCTACGTTATTATGCGTTCTGATGAGTTTTCTTTGTTGAAAAAGCAAAAATCAACAATGGAGAAGGTGAAAGGATGGATTAACCAAAAGGATAAACTTACCATCACGAAAAAGGTCATCAACGAGTATCTTGCTGCTCAAGAAAAACCTGTTACTATTGTTGTAATAGACCCTTCTGTGCGTATTGAAGACGAGTCCCACAAACGTACTACTGTGAACCCATGGGAGAGCAGAAGAGTTTGTTTCTTGGAAGATCTTAATGTTGGCGATATACAACATGGTCCTATCGCCGCAGAGAGTTCTGTCGAATACGCCAAAAAAGCTACCACCTTGAAGAAAGATTTTATCTTTATCTCCAAGTGGTCGGAGCTGGAGCCGTTCAAGGAATGGACAAAGGCAGAAGCGAATGCTATTCCCGTAATCAACGACCCTGATGCCATGTATATCCTTAAAGCGGATGCGTTGGCTTGGGAAGAGAGTGAGAATACGGAATATACGGACACTGACGACGAAAACGGTTACTAATGGATACTATTCGCGATACTATTC
Protein-coding regions in this window:
- a CDS encoding major capsid protein; translation: MERSLIKQVNRKNMSARLNSRKVKPVFYPNFFDVKQKMSLKWETLTGEKGAPVIADVISYDASAPQKTREVVGKMSGDIPKTAVKRGMNESDWNEYRQLSRDCNGDADLQALLDLSFKDQDFVYNAVRARFEWWCMQLMSKGGFALNKSNNNGIVTEEFVGCGMPKANRKVAAKDWANASTADGLQDIEDVIVAAAADGVSLRYVIMRSDEFSLLKKQKSTMEKVKGWINQKDKLTITKKVINEYLAAQEKPVTIVVIDPSVRIEDESHKRTTVNPWESRRVCFLEDLNVGDIQHGPIAAESSVEYAKKATTLKKDFIFISKWSELEPFKEWTKAEANAIPVINDPDAMYILKADALAWEESENTEYTDTDDENGY